A stretch of Pomacea canaliculata isolate SZHN2017 linkage group LG6, ASM307304v1, whole genome shotgun sequence DNA encodes these proteins:
- the LOC112565964 gene encoding uncharacterized protein LOC112565964, whose product MKPVVVALGVSTNLVSCLVFRRQGVRDRMNLCLFTLALVDMAFLAYSMAFTFAYWIRILEPIAGEEVYIKTHYYAMGVNYGLREASTCISVLIAVDRCLCVVFPLRANTLMSTRTMGILLATIVIGMQLAFVTTPVKRYVFAVYDNTTGGTRWAVAPSAAWQKSEVLLVYDKGEDTLMLIVFPLVIFVLVSGSTATTVVTLRAAMSWREKTSSTSSDTQGQQVALTKMLVLVSCVFIVSKVPWVVITLVRIFYPDFSPTGIETRKESMFSVQSDLYAESVYELIGT is encoded by the exons ATGAAACCTGTAGTAGTTGCTCTGGGCGTGTCAACAAACTTGGTCAGCTGTCTGGTCTTCAGACGCCAGGGAGTGAGagaccgcatgaacctctgtctctttaCCCTGGCTCTAGTGGACATGGCATTCCTGGCTTACTCTATGGCATTCACTTTCGCATACTGGATAAGAATACTGGAGCCGATAGCAGGGGAGGAGGTGTACATAAAAACTCATTATTATGCCATGGGGGTTAATTACGGCTTGCGAGAGGCCTCCACCTGTATCAGTGTCCTGATTGCTGTAGACcgctgtctgtgtgttgtgtttccACTGCGGGCTAACACCCTCATGAGCACTAGAACCATGGGCATCCTCTTGGCTACCATTGTCATCGGCATGCAGCTGGCCTTCGTCACTACACCTGTTAAGAGGTACGTGTTTGCTGTTTACGACAACACCACAGGTGGGACAAGGTGGGCAGTGGCGCCGTCAGCTGCCTGGCAGAAGAGCGAAGTTCTCCTTGTGTACGACAAGGGAGAGGACACCCTCATGCTGATTGTCTTTCCCCTTGTCATCTTTGTCCTTGTGTCGGGATCAACGGCCACCACGGTGGTGACACTCAGAGCCGCCATGTCGTGGCGAGAGAAGACCAGCTCCACCAGTAGTGACACACAgggccagcaggtggcgctgaccaagatgcttgTCCTCGTCTCGTGCGTCTTCATCGTCAGCAAAGTGCCATGGGTCGTCATCACCTTAGTTAGAATATTTTATCCTGACTTCTCCCCTACCGGAA TTGAGACTAGGAAGGAAAGCATGTTCAGTGTCCAGAGTGACCTGTATGCAGAGTCTGTGTATGAGCTGATAGGTACTTAA
- the LOC112565872 gene encoding perlucin-like protein isoform X1 — MSTSTLLLLLALTGVCHCSVCPKSWTRHGNSCYAYIGQLLPWVDARSLCRVFGGHLVEITSASENTFVRNLINNKGAGKVWLGINDFVQNGRWVLTLNGRGISYSNWARGEPNNLHNKQACGAIYSNGLWDDEYCSVSRTFPFVCEKRLC; from the exons ATGTCGACATCAACGCTCCTCCTGCTTTTGGCTCTCACTGGCGTGTGCC ATTGTTCTGTGTGTCCTAAGTCCTGGACTCGACATGGCAACTCGTGTTATGCCTACATTGGGCAGCTGCTTCCGTGGGTAGATGCTAGG AGCCTCTGCAGGGTGTTTGGTGGTCACCTCGTCGAAATCACCTCAGCCTCGGAAAACACTTTTGTTCGGAATTTGATCAACAACAAGGGCG CGGGCAAGGTCTGGTTAGGAATCAACGACTTTGTGCAAAATGGACGCTGGGTATTAACATTAAATGGAAGAGGTATTTCTTACTCCAACTGGGCACGAGGAGAGCCGAACAACTTGCATAATAAACAGGCCTGTGGCGCCATCTACAGCAACGGGCTATGGGATGATGAATATTGCAGTGTCTCGCGCACGTTTCCTTTTGTCTGTGAGAA AAGGCTGTGCTAG
- the LOC112565874 gene encoding perlucin-like protein — MSTSTLLLLLALTGVCHCSVCPNSWTRYGNSCYAYIRQPLPWVVARSLCRSFGGHLVEITSASENTFVRNLINSRVAGKVWLGINDLLQNGLWVLTSNGRGIPYSNWAQGQPDNLYNSQACGAIFSNGQWDDEYCSVSRMFSFVCEKRL; from the exons ATGTCGACATCAACGCTCCTCCTGCTTCTGGCTCTCACTGGCGTGTGCC ATTGCTCTGTGTGTCCTAACTCCTGGACTCGATATGGCAACTCGTGTTATGCCTACATCAGGCAGCCACTTCCGTGGGTAGTTGCTAGG AGTCTCTGCAGGTCGTTTGGTGGTCACCTTGTCGAAATCACCTCAGCCTCGGAAAACACTTTTGTTCGGAATTTGATCAACAGCAGGGTAG CTGGCAAGGTCTGGTTGGGAATCAACGACTTGCTGCAAAATGGACTCTGGGTATTAACATCTAATGGAAGAGGCATTCCTTACTCCAACTGGGCACAGGGACAGCCGGACAACTTGTATAATAGCCAGGCCTGTGGCGCCATCTTCAGCAACGGGCAATGGGATGATGAATATTGCAGTGTCTCGcgcatgttttcttttgtctgtgagAA AAGGCTGTAG
- the LOC112565872 gene encoding perlucin-like protein isoform X2, with translation MSTSTLLLLLALTGVCHCSVCPKSWTRHGNSCYAYIGQLLPWVDARSLCRVFGGHLVEITSASENTFVRNLINNKGAGKVWLGINDFVQNGRWVLTLNGRGISYSNWARGEPNNLHNKQACGAIYSNGLWDDEYCSVSRTFPFVCEK, from the exons ATGTCGACATCAACGCTCCTCCTGCTTTTGGCTCTCACTGGCGTGTGCC ATTGTTCTGTGTGTCCTAAGTCCTGGACTCGACATGGCAACTCGTGTTATGCCTACATTGGGCAGCTGCTTCCGTGGGTAGATGCTAGG AGCCTCTGCAGGGTGTTTGGTGGTCACCTCGTCGAAATCACCTCAGCCTCGGAAAACACTTTTGTTCGGAATTTGATCAACAACAAGGGCG CGGGCAAGGTCTGGTTAGGAATCAACGACTTTGTGCAAAATGGACGCTGGGTATTAACATTAAATGGAAGAGGTATTTCTTACTCCAACTGGGCACGAGGAGAGCCGAACAACTTGCATAATAAACAGGCCTGTGGCGCCATCTACAGCAACGGGCTATGGGATGATGAATATTGCAGTGTCTCGCGCACGTTTCCTTTTGTCTGTGAGAAGTGA
- the LOC112565965 gene encoding uncharacterized protein LOC112565965: MVSCLVFRRQGVRDRMNLCLFTLALVDMTYLIYSMAFSLTFWIRMLEPKAGEELFVKTLYYAMGVNYGLREASTCISVLIAVDRCLCVVFPLRANTLMSTRTMGILLATIVIGMQLAFVTTPVKRYVFAVYDNTTGGTRWAVAPSAAWQKSEVLLVYDKGEDTLMLIVFPLVIFVLVSGSTATTVVTLRAAMSWREKTSSTSSDSQGQQVALTKMLVLVSCVFIVSKVPWVVITLVRIFYPDFSPTGKFINAVLDRIRVHAITLRKLSGFPQSNCTCS, from the exons ATGGTCAGCTGTCTGGTCTTCAGACGCCAGGGAGTGAGagaccgcatgaacctctgtctctttaCCCTGGCTCTAGTAGACATGACTTACCTCATTTACTCTATGGCATTTTCTTTGACCTTTTGGATAAGAATGTTGGAACCGAAAGCAGGGGAGGAGCTATTTGTAAAGACTCTTTATTATGCCATGGGAGTTAATTACGGCTTGCGAGAGGCCTCCACCTGTATCAGTGTCCTGATTGCTGTAGACcgctgtctgtgtgttgtgtttccACTGCGGGCTAACACCCTCATGAGCACTAGAACCATGGGCATCCTCTTGGCTACCATTGTCATCGGCATGCAGCTGGCCTTCGTCACTACACCTGTTAAGAGATACGTGTTTGCTGTTTACGACAACACCACAGGTGGGACAAGGTGGGCAGTGGCGCCGTCAGCTGCCTGGCAGAAGAGCGAAGTTCTCCTTGTGTACGACAAGGGAGAGGACACCCTCATGCTGATTGTCTTTCCCCTTGTCATCTTTGTCCTTGTGTCGGGATCAACGGCCACCACGGTGGTGACACTGAGAGCCGCCATGTCGTGGCGAGAGAAGACCAGCTCCACCAGTAGTGACTCACAgggccagcaggtggcgctgaccaagatgcttgTCCTCGTCTCGTGCGTCTTCATCGTCAGCAAAGTGCCGTGGGTCGTCATCACCTTAGTTAGAATTTTTTACCCTGACTTCTCCCCTACCGGAA AATTCATCAACGCCGTCCTTGACCGCATTAGAGTTCACGCGATTACACTTCGGAAGTTATCGGGTTTCCCACAATCCAACTGTACCTGTAGCTGA